The Culex pipiens pallens isolate TS chromosome 2, TS_CPP_V2, whole genome shotgun sequence DNA window taaaattcaagtgtcatacatttttttttgaaatttctgaaaattttcacaaaactacgtatttttgaaaaaaatacaaaaaaaatataatatttttataaaatactcaaaatttcagtatgttttttgcaatattggtatcaaatattcgagatttttttcatacattattaacaaatatttttgaatattctcaaaattttcacaaaaccacgtatttttttattccggatttaataaatttaaaaacattgaaattttttaaagttttcagcaaatgttttcacatttaaaatgtataacaaaattccgatcatttgatacccatgttgtgaaaaaaataaattttgagtctTTTTTCATAATTACGTACttttaactttcgaaatgtttgaaaaaaaaaccttatcgtttgatacccattttgaaaaaaaaacagaaaaaactaatggaaactcgtttttttttaattttcaaaagtgaaactcggattcgtgatcagggacaaaagttacctcttaggacaaagtttgagAGTCAcccatttgtaatttgtaatttgcaatttACAATTTGCAATTTGCAATTTGCAATTTGGGTAACGATCTGATCGTCAACGGAGAGGAAGCCGCCGAAGGGGAGTTTCCCCATCAAGCtgtgtaatttgtaatttgtaatttgtaatttgtaatttgtaatttgtaatttgtaatttgtaatttgtaatttgtaatttgtaatttgtaatttgtaatttgtaatttgtaatttgtaatttgtaatttgtaatttgtaatttgtaatttgtaatttgtaatttgtaatttgttatttgtaatttgtaatttgtaatttgtaatttgtaatttgtaatttgtaatttgtaatttgtaatttgtaatttgtaatttgtaatttgtaatttgtaatttgtaatttgtaatttgtaatttgtaatttgtaatttgtaatttgtaatttgtaatttgtaatttgtaatttgtaatttgtaatttgtaatttgtaatttgtaatttgtaatttgtaatttgtaatttgtaatttgtaatttgtaatttgtaattgtaatttgtaatttgtaatttgtaatttgtaatttgtaatttgtaatttgtaatttgtaatttgtaatttgtaatttgtaatttgtaatttggaatttgtaatttgtaatttgtaatttgtaatttgtaatttgtaatttgtaatttgttatttGTAATTTCTAATTTGTAATttctaatttgtaatttgtaatttgtaatttgtaatttctaatttgtaatttgtaatttgttatttgtaatttgtaatttgtaatttgtaatttgtaattttgcacTATTCAGAGCAAGCATAACAAAACTTAACATTTTTggagttgatgtcagtaaacggaGCTGATATTATTTGCTCACCTAACCAACAATACATCAATTGGTTCAATTTGGTGAAGTTGGAACGCTCGTTCGACCTAAGCTTGCCATTTAGTCGATCGTGAACCTCCAAGTGACGAACTCACAGTGAATCCAAGCCTGATGTATTCAACGTTGTTAGTTTATTCGCTGGTTCTGCTGATAGGCCTTGGTTAGGGCATGATTTATTCATTATTAAGTTCTAAAAtaagcttaattttaattttcacagcATCAACCAAGAGAATTTCGGAACTCAGTAAGTATCTCTGATtccttaatttaaattattccaATAGAAGAACATCTTTGAATCAGAATGTCAGGAGTACGCAGACAAAAACATACGAACATTTTGGGTTGCTCCCCTGGTCATCGACCCGGAACCGATCTCCCTCAAAGCTCCCAACTGTTCGGACAGCATCGATCTGATCGTCAACGGAGAGGAAGCCGGCGAAGGGGAGTTTCCCCATCAAGCTGTGCTCGGGTACGCCAGCAACGAAACGGGCCACATTGGTGGGTATCAGTTCCGGTGTGGAGGATCGCTGATTAGTGAGCGATTCGTGCTGACGGCTGCTCACTGTGGACCGCCGCAGGTTGTACGATTGGGAGTATTTGATTTGAGGGAGATAGGAGATGGCCTAATTTTCGATGTGGCCGCGTTCTACAAACACCCGAATTATTCGATGAACGCATCGTACGACGATATTGCACTGGTGAGGATTACACGAGATGTTTCGTTCACCTCCCACGTAAGACCGGCGTGTTTGTGGACCAATACGGCCTTGAATCTAACCACGGTGATTGCGACCGGTTTTGGGAACTTAGATTTCGGTGATGTCAtttgtttcaataaaaactGGATATTCGTTAACTAGATTTTCGTTGCAGCTTATGAAAGTTCGAACCACCTGATGAAGGTTCGTCTTCAAATCAAAGAGAGGGAATCCtgtgtgaaaaaaattaagtttcaaagaaaatttcgaCTTGGCATCCAAAACAAGCAGCTGTGCATTGGAAGTCAGCAGAACGGGACGGACACCTGCCAGGGGGATTCCGGAGGACCGATCCAGACCATTACGGACCCCAAGTCGTGCATGTACCACGTCGTGGGAGTGACCTCAACCGGTGCTAGTTGTGGAGGAGGAAAGgcggacaacgtttacatccAGGTGGCAAGCTATCTGGACTGGATTGAGCGCATCGTGTGGTTGGGAGAGCGTGCTTGACGAACTTGAAGATTTTAGAAACTTTAGAGTAACCCTGTTTCACTTTGCGGATGATCCGAACTCCTTTCAAATTCACTAGCTCAGTCAGCTGCTGACGCTCTTGGTGAAAGCATCATGCTTGCTACAGCTATCACCGTTCGTCTGTTGCTCTATCTAGTCTTTGCATTGGACGGCATCATCCCGGGTATGATGATTCATTTTGCGTACGTTATCAGCTTGATTACCCGACCTTTTCATTCCCAGCCTCAACGCAACGAGTAGCCGAGCGAAGTAAGTTGATCAAATTGAATTCAAACCGAATATCAACTTTTCTGTCTCGTAGAATGTCAGGAATTCCTCGCAAAGAACACCAAAACAACGCTCTCGATACCGCTGTCTCTGCACGCCGAGATAATAACCTTGACCACGCGCAACTGCTCGGACAGCGTCGATCTGATCATCAACGGTGAGGAAGCGGCCCGGGGGGAGTTCCCGCACCAGGCGTTGCTCGGATATCCTGTGAATGATACCGCCAAGCGGTACGAGTTCCGCTGTGGAGGATCGCTGATCAGCGAGCGGTTCGTGCTGACGGCGGCTCACTGTGGCACTCCCCGGGTCGTCCGGTTGGGCGAGCACAGCTTGAGTGAGGTTGAAGACGAGGAGGACTTTGAGGTGGAAGCGTTCTTCAAGCATCCAAACTATACGGTGAAGGCGTCGTATCACGACATTGCGGTTGTCAAGTTGGTTGAGCTGGTGGAGTTTGACTACTACGTGCGTCCGGCTTGCCTGTGGACCAGTGTTCCGTTGAACTTGAGCTCGGTGATCGCGACTGGGTTTGGGGTGACGGAGTTTGGTAAGGCTTTCCTAGATCTTTATCTGAACTGTAAGTAACGAAGTTTATGTTTTAGCTGGCAACACGTCCGACGTGCTAATGAAGGTTCGGCTGCAGCTACGGGACAGATCTTCGTGTGCGGAAAAGTTCGAGTTTGAGCGAAAGTTCAAGCTTGGAGTGCGCGAGGAGCAACTGTGCGTGGGAAGTCAGAAAGACGGTAAGGACACCTGCCAGGGAGATTCCGGTGGACCGATCCAGGTCGTCACAGACGGTCGGACGTGCATGTACCACATCGTGGGAGTCACTTCGCTGGGGGTGTCTTGCGGAGTTGGCAAGGCGGAGAACATCTACACCCAGGTGGCCAGCTATCTGGACTGGATCGAGGACACCGTGTGGCCTGGGGAGAGAAGGACTGCTCCCCAAAGATTCCCTGATCATGTGATATACTTTCCAGAGGATGATTATGACTAACTGAgcaatacaaatatacaaagttTCTACTTAAAGCGTTTTATTTGCCACATTGAGTACAAAACGATCAATATTCATCATCATCTTCGTCCAGCTCGCGCTGTCCCGGCCAAACCGTATCCTCGATCCAGTCCAAATAGCTGGCCACCTGGGTGTAGATGTTCTCGGCCTTGCCGGCGCCACAGCTCGTGCCCACCGAGGTCACCCCAACGATGTGGTACATGCACGTCTTGGGGTCCGTTACGGTCTGGATCGGTCCTCCCGAATCACCCTGACAGGTGTCCTTGCCGTCCTTTTGACTTCCCACGCAAAGCTGTCCGTCCAGAACGCCCTGCTTGAACCGTCTATCGAATTCGAACTTTTCCTGACAGGATGCCTTCGGCATGAACATCAGCCGTACCTTCATCAGAACATTCGAACCACTGCCAGCTGAAACAAAGAAAACTTTCAACCACGAATCATCACTCAAATCCCAAAGTAACCCACCAAACTTGGTATGCCCAAACCCAGTCGCGATCACCGTAGATATATTCAACTCCGTACTGGTCCACAAGCACGCCGGtcgtacaaagttgtagaaatcAACACCCCTAACCAACTTCACCAGCGCAATATCATTGTAGGAAGCCTTCACCGTATAACCGGGATGCTTGTAGAACGCGCCCACCTCAAAGTCCTCCTCGTCCTCTTCGTCGCTCAAGCTGTGCTCGCCCAACCGAACCACCCTCGGAGTCCCGCAGTGGGCCGCCGTCAGCACGAACCGATCGCTGATCAGCGATCCTCCACACTGAAACTCGTACCCGTCGCCGCCGTCCGAATACCCCAGCAGCGCCTGGTGGGGGAACTCTCCCCGGCCCGCCTCCTCACCGTTGACGATCAGATCGACGCTGTCCGAGCAGTTGACGGTCGTTACGACGAAAATGTCCGGATTGAACGTCAGCGCAGCGCCCATCGTGCGCCGGCTGTTCTGCTCCAGATATTGCTGGCATTCTTGGGGGGAAACGGAAACACTTTAAACTTTCTCAAACTAGATCTTGAACAACTTGAACTTACTCAATTCCGAAAGCCGCAGGGCCACCGAGACTGTAGAAAGAAGTCAAAGCGATTAAATTCCAAGAATTGATTTGCATCTTAAGTTTCAGACTAACCTCGGCCGTTCAAAAGTACTGTAGCTGCTAGTAAAGGTAGAAGTAACTTGAGCATCGTTGTTTTGGCGTGATCGCTGAAGGTTCACGACAGACTGAGCGCTGATAATTGTACGAATGCTGTGCAACCGGTTTGAAGCGTTACTAAGTAAGCGGTTTTGAACTGGGAGAGTTATGCGGTAAAAAACGGTTTAAACCGGTTGAGGCGAATCTTTACGTTATCACATACCTACTAGgcatgaaatattgttttcatcTCAAATGTTAAAgaaaaatgtatcaattgtTTTATGCTAACTTCAAAAGAGATAAACAGCAAGATaatttatcgttatcgttatttcgattatttttccGGCGATAACCTcaccgaaatttttttttaatctttccaAAATCAACTAAATCGTGTTTAATTGTTAATGCTTTCaccaagaaaatatttttcgaaaatgtagaaagttaaaaattataaatactcaacattgttcacaaaatatcgtattttttcaaaaaaaaaatcataatttgcaatatgggtatcaaacgaagcgaaattttgtatggtttttcactttctgagagtttttttaaatactaaaattttcacaaagtaccATATTTCATCGAATGTACTCGAATTTGCATGAATTCCCACGCAAAGCTTGAGATATGCGTTTtcagttttagttttttgctgaatcattcaaattttcacaaaaaatcatatttttcggAAATCGCAAAGAAAGCGAAATTatgaatgcattttcactttattattgTTATGGTAAAAAACATgcatattatgaaaatattagtaCTTTGGATAAATTGcggtattttgtaaataaaattagtatttaaaaaaaacactataataAAGTGAAAGAGCAaagaaatttcgcttcgtttgatacccgtattgaaaattttgcaaatttgagtattttcgaaaaaacgtttgTTCAGCCAGAGGCTGACTTCGAATTCCCtacgttgtgttgttgttgttgtccagGCGCGTAGAATCTCCAATTGAATAGAAATAAAACAATCGTTTGAGTTGACTGCAGAGCCAACCGTCTCGGACGGTGGTCAGCGCGCGAAGAGGCAGAATATAAGTTTATTGTTCTCGAAAAGGTACAGAAGTAAACACATGGAACGGACACAAATACCGTCTTGCACGAACATACTCCCGGACCAAAACGAACGTTTTTAATAAATAGACTAAACACTGACTAAATTCTTAATGCTCATATCACAGTACAGGTTCAGCTACGTCGCTTATGGTTGCCCCCTTCGCGGTGCTCTTCGCTGGTCGTCGTGGTGGTTGAAGAATGGAACATCGGAGAACCTTCTGCATTGCACaagctcttcggttgacgtccggCCCGTCGGCTACGATTGCGGCGGGTACCATCCGGGACGCCGAGAAGTGTTGCAGAAGGGGTCCTCAGCCACGGCACTCGCTCTTCCGTTGACGATCGGGTTGCTGGCGATATGTGCAGCTGAGACTACCCGGAACGCCGAGAAGTGCTGCTAAGGACACCATTTTGTCGATGTCCACTGATTCCACGGCTCACCTGGGTTGTGGATTCCTCAGAATCGTTTCCGTCACGGCACCAATGTTCAGCCAGAGGCTGACTTCGAATTCCCtacgttgtgttgttgttgttgtccagGCGCGTAGAATCTCCAATTGAATAGAAATAAAACAATCGTTTGAGTTGACTGCTGAGCCAACCGTCTCGGACGGTGGTCAGCGCGCGAAGAGGCAGAATATAAGTTTATTGTTCTCGAAAAGGTACAGAAGTAAACACATGGAACGGACACAAATACCGTCTTGCACGAACaacgttattttgtgaaaattttagtattcaaaaaaactctaattaagtgaaaaagcatactgAATTTCCCCTcgtctgatacccatattgcaaatttgaaaaagttaagtatttgaaaaaaaggtatattgtgaaaattttaatattttttagataaacaatgtaatgaagtgaaaaagcaaacaaaatttcgcttcatttgaaACGTtcgtttgtaaattttgaaaattttaatattttttttaaaatacggtattttgtggattttgttgaattgataaaaaaaattcttaaataaattgaaaacgcaTAAAAATTTTTgcctcgtttgatacccatctatttttttgtcttttttgtcttttttgtcttttttgtctttttagtctttttagtctttttagtcgttttagtctttttaatctttttagttttttagtctttttagtcttttaagtttttttgtcttttaagtctttttagtctttttagtctttttagtctttttagtctttttagtctttttagtcttttttgtcttttttgtcttttttgtcttttttgtcttttttgtcttttttgtcttttttgtcttttttgtcttttttgtcttttttgtcttttttgtcttttttgtcttttttgtcttttttgtcttttttgtcttttttgtcttttttgtcttttttgtcttttttgtcttttttgtcttttttgtcttttttgtcttttttgtcttttttgtcttttttgtcttttttgtcttttttgtcttttttgtcttttttgtctttttagtctttttagtctttttagtctttttagtctttttagtctttttagtctttttagtctttttagtctttttagtctttttagtcttttttgtcttttttgtcttttttgtcttttttgtcttttttgtcttttttgtcttttttgtcttttttgtcttttttgtcttttttgtcttttttgtcttttttgtcttttttgtcttttttgtcttttttgtcttttttgtctttttgtcttttttgtctttttgtcttttttgtcttttttgtcttttttgtcttttttgtcttttttgtcttttttgtcttttttgtcttttttgtcttttttgtcttttttgtcgtttttgtcttttttgtcttttttgtcttttttgtcttttttgtctttttttgtcttttttgtcttttttgtcttttttgtcttttttgtctttttgtcttttttgtcttttttgtcttttttgtcttttttgtcttttttgtcttttttgtcttttttgtcttttttgtcttttttgtcttttttgtcttttttgtcttttttgtcttttttgtcttttttgtcttttttgtcttttttgtcttttttgtcttttttgtcttttttgtcttttttgtcttttttgtcttttttgtcttttttgtcttttttgtcttttttgtctttttgtcttttttgtcttttttgtcttttttgtcttttttgtcttttttgtcttttttgtcttttttgtcttttttgtcttttttgtctttttgtcttttttgtcttttttgtcttttttgtcttttttgtcttttttgtcttttttgtcttttttgtcttttttgtcttttttgtcttttttgtcttttttgtcttttttgtcttttttgtcttttttgtctttttaagcTAGATTTCcagtttaagggtgcacagcaatcaaggaagtttttttcttcttttttcaaaatggttaaacttacggacccaatccttcAACAATCCGATTGTAAAATTAGGCAAATTTGGTTGCAATTTGGCATCTTATTAAAGGACTTCTagcaaacataaaatatttttgttaaaacgaTTAAATCTTGTATATCTACTCACCATTCTCCTTCCACTCCTCGACGCCGTAATCTCCCACCATCATCGGGTCGAGCTTTTTGTTGGCTTTCCGTCCTGGTGAAGGGTTGTcacatttttttgtagtttttttttcaagttacaCAAAACAAAACGAAACAACGATAAAATATGATTAATGAATAGATCGGTTATCATGTCCGAGACACGGCACTCGTTATCTCCTAGGACAATCGCTACTTTCTTAAGAACTCCACTCCACTGTCACACTTTCGTTAGCGTTAGCGTTTTCGGAAAAGGGTTTCCGGTAAACAAAGCGATTCCCTTCTCTTCCAGCTAAGCTAATATTGATTGTTATCGACACCTCTCTCTTTGTCCAAACCATCAAAGATTGAGTGGGCGAAACGAGAGGGAGGGATTTTTCCAGCTGAACGCCGCCgatggaaaattatgattggcaGTTTGGGATTCTTCGCTTTATTTGCCTTGGTTGGAAAGTGAAAGCAGTGTCACCTCCTCCGCAACTTCTTCCTACTCGAAGCACGAAATTTATTGATATCAATGACGTAAATTTTGGGTTGTAGTCACTTGAAGAAAATTTAAGCGAAATCGAAAGCAAAAGCTGTAAGGAGGGCGTGAAGCTCAAACAATGAAAGAGAAGTTGAATTGAGGATGATTTGAGATTTGGgcgttagagttagagttagagttagagttagagttagagttagagttagagttagagttagagttagagttagagttagagttagagttagagttagagttagagttagagttagagttagagttagagttagagttagagttagagttagagttagagttagagttagagttagagttagagttagagttagagttagagttagagttagagttagagttagagttagagttagagttagagttagagttagagttagagttagagttagagttagagttagagttagagttagagttagagttagagttagagttagagttagagttagagttagagttagagttagagttagagttagagttagagttagagttagagttagagttagagttagagttagagttagagttagagttagagttagagttagagttagagttagagttagagttagagttagagttagagttagagttagagttagagttagagttagagttagagttagagttagagttagagttagagttagagttagagttagagttagagttagagttagagttagagttagagttagagttagagttagagttagagttagagttagagttagagttagcaTTAGAGTTAGAGTTATCAATAGAGTGAGAATTAGCATTAGCGTTAGCGTTAGAGTTAAAGTTAGAGTTGGAGTTATAGTTAGAATTTGCGATCGTTTCTACGTTTTACTGCCTAGTTCTTTCAGCCTTTGATTTATACGTAAACTACCTTCCAAAAGAGAAAAGTTCTACTGGTTAACGCCAACCACGTTCCCGGCAGCTCCCGGCAGCTGAATCGTGAAAGGGAAGGTATCGATTGACGCGCCTCCGCGCGTCGACAACGAGAGAGCGTTCGAGTGGAGTGGagtgaaatgaaaatttattttaaaatttacatttaaattacCTTTTGATCGATTGTTATAAAGTGATtcggttgtcaatattgtcgTTGGCGCTGGTATTTctgcatttaaattaaaagaagaaagagagaaaaaaatggcGTTGGAAAACGAGAAAAGGTATCAGTTatcgatctggcaacactgctgtttCGGCAAGGGCGTTGGGGGAGGGTGAGTAGGATGGGCACGAAATTGGTTGAACTTGATGTGGTTTTTtgatcgacgacgaccgggTTGATGCTGGTCGTGTGGCCACCGACTGCGGTTGACCGGGTTGATGCGTTTCCCCTTCAATGAGGTCAAGGTATTATGTGGGCTTTGTTTCGAAATGGTGCACATTTTGTGGCCGGGATTTATCTACCACTGGAAATTTAAGCTCAAGTACACGTGGAGTGATGTATTGGGGTATAAATTGAAAGAACAAAAACAAGATAATGCTGAGGTTGAAACTAAGGCCAGTACTAGAAAATGCATCAACCTATTTCAAGTTCTAAAT harbors:
- the LOC120421282 gene encoding serine protease snake-like, translating into MLATAITVRLLLYLVFALDGIIPASTQRVAERKCQEFLAKNTKTTLSIPLSLHAEIITLTTRNCSDSVDLIINGEEAARGEFPHQALLGYPVNDTAKRYEFRCGGSLISERFVLTAAHCGTPRVVRLGEHSLSEVEDEEDFEVEAFFKHPNYTVKASYHDIAVVKLVELVEFDYYVRPACLWTSVPLNLSSVIATGFGVTEFAGNTSDVLMKVRLQLRDRSSCAEKFEFERKFKLGVREEQLCVGSQKDGKDTCQGDSGGPIQVVTDGRTCMYHIVGVTSLGVSCGVGKAENIYTQVASYLDWIEDTVWPGERRTAPQRFPDHVIYFPEDDYD
- the LOC120421283 gene encoding serine protease snake-like, whose translation is MLKLLLPLLAATVLLNGRVSVALRLSELKCQQYLEQNSRRTMGAALTFNPDIFVVTTVNCSDSVDLIVNGEEAGRGEFPHQALLGYSDGGDGYEFQCGGSLISDRFVLTAAHCGTPRVVRLGEHSLSDEEDEEDFEVGAFYKHPGYTVKASYNDIALVKLVRGVDFYNFVRPACLWTSTELNISTVIATGFGHTKFAGSGSNVLMKVRLMFMPKASCQEKFEFDRRFKQGVLDGQLCVGSQKDGKDTCQGDSGGPIQTVTDPKTCMYHIVGVTSVGTSCGAGKAENIYTQVASYLDWIEDTVWPGQRELDEDDDEY